The following proteins are encoded in a genomic region of Ptychodera flava strain L36383 chromosome 23 unlocalized genomic scaffold, AS_Pfla_20210202 Scaffold_24__1_contigs__length_23054250_pilon, whole genome shotgun sequence:
- the LOC139124380 gene encoding tripartite motif-containing protein 2-like, whose product MAAASERKVLEEIGEDLLCCTICLEQFDSPKILPCLHTFCEQCLVTLIEKSGSLICPECREPCKVPDGGAPAIKSNFFMKNLIEIFRQRLKSMKGGEIKCEACQENTATHRCVECKHYLCNICVKAHRNLSYTKAHQVMTIEEYNRAKSVSPRTLQEVEYCSIHTKNEIEFYCETCQVPVCTNCAIVKHRIPEHEHRDLKDAADEYLTELKAMVDKLKVKEQEAEKNKILAKQMHSDLTEQCSREKRRVRMKTAETIKAIKREEQRLIDELENKYEMKIKGTNGDIDEMELVQGDIKSACSYIETLMHHGNAAQLLSSKGDVDKYIGQLSTMESGIKADNSKGIIFTPAEFCECGILGLLESKYETQIAKRATGNIPKQQKGDSADLQSRTRDTTGQKVIPKQQVESMSAEEDIYSSENRDVTHTVTKTGRLDSYQSTTKKGEQVIQRYPIMKGLVKTIGSKGSAEGQYTSPLGVAINNDRDIVTADAENNRLQITTADGQFKKVLKFEEFEEPFRPCDIAIASDNTYYNLDENNKQVVVTDEYGQVMRCFGQNELRSTYGIGISSLNGHVYVTDHSGQCIRTYTQHGIYLGSFRPKRKGQIILNWPWGVVIGSTGMVCVADYNNKCIQVFNEQNKYLYSFDCKCGDGQLRHPRGIAIENDKYVYVTCYPACLLKFEVSGKFVCRIDSDLDGLDWPTGLALTDDVPCRVIVADRGNNCIKVFAQ is encoded by the coding sequence ATGGCTGCTGCTTCTGAACGCAAAGTTTTGGAAGAAATCGGTGAAGATTTATTGTGTTGTACCATCTGTCTGGAGCAGTTCGATTCTCCTAAAATCCTACCATGTCTGCACACTTTCTGTGAGCAGTGTTTAGTCACGTTGATTGAGAAGTCTGGCTCTCTTATTTGTCCGGAATGTAGAGAGCCATGTAAGGTTCCTGATGGAGGAGCACCAGCGATAAAAAGCAACTTTTTCATGAAGAATCTCATTGAGATATTCAGACAACGCTTGAAAAGTATGAAAGGAGGTGAGATTAAGTGTGAAGCTTGTCAAGAAAACACAGCCACCCACAGGTGTGTGGAGTGCAAACATTATCTTTGTAACATCTGTGTCAAGGCACATAGAAATCTATCATATACGAAGGCACATCAAGTTATGACGATTGAAGAATATAACAGAGCAAAATCAGTAAGTCCAAGAACACTACAGGAAGTGGAATATTGCAGTATCCATACAAAGAATGAAATTGAGTTCTATtgtgaaacctgtcaggtaCCTGTCTGTACAAACTGCGCTATTGTCAAACACCGCATACCAGAACATGagcacagagacttgaaagatgcagcagatgagtatctgacagaattgaaagccatggttgacaagctgaaagtgaaagaacaggaagctgaaaagaacaaaattcTGGCCAAGCAGATGCACAGTGATCTTACGGAGCAGTGCAGCAGAGAAAAACGCAGAGTGAGAATGAAGACAGCTGAAACCATCAAGGCAATAAAGAGGGAAGAGCAGAGACTGATAGATGAACTGGAAAACAAATACgaaatgaaaatcaaaggaACAAATGGAGATATTGATGAGATGGAATTAGTACAGGGTGACATCAAGAGTGCATGCAGTTATATTGAGACACTGATGCATCACGGGAATGCTGCTCAACTACTTTCCTCGAAGggtgatgttgacaaatatattGGGCAGCTAAGTACCATGGAAAGTGGAATAAAGGCTGACAATAGTAAAGGCATTATATTCACACCTGCAGAATTTTGTGAGTGTGGAATTCTTGGGTTGCTAGAATCAAAGTATGAGACCCAGATCGCAAAGAGAGCCACTGGAAACATCCCCAAACAACAAAAGGGTGACTCTGCCGATTTGCAAAGCCGAACCAGAGACACCACAGGACAAAAAGTCATCCCAAAACAACAGGTGGAATCGATGTCGGCAGAGGAAGACATTTATTCGTCGGAGAACAGAGATGTTACACATACCGTTACAAAGACCGGACGATTGGATAGTTATCAATCTACCACAAAGAAAGGGGAACAAGTGATACAGCGCTATCCTATCATGAAAGGACTGGTGAAGACAATAGGCAGCAAAGGAAGTGCTGAGGGACAGTATACCAGTCCCCTGGGTGTAGCCATAAACAACGATCGAGACATTGTAACTGCTGATGCAGAAAACAATAGGTTGCAGATAACTACCGCGGATGGCCAATTTaagaaagtcttgaaatttgaaGAGTTTGAGGAGCCTTTCAGACCATGTGATATAGCGATAGCAAGCGATAATACATATTATAATTTAGATGAGAACAATAAGCAAGTGGTCGTCACTGATGAATATGGGCAAGTCATGAGAtgctttggacaaaatgagttgAGGAGTACGTATGGTATTGGGATTAGCTCTTTAAATGGCCATGTCTATGTAACAGACCATAGTGGGCAGTGTATCAGGACTTATACACAGCACGGTATTTATCTAGGGTCATTTCGGCCAAAACGCAAAGGTCAAATCATTTTGAATTGGCCCTGGGGTGTAGTCATAGGGAGTACTGGAATGGTGTGTGTGGCAGACTACAATAACAAGTGTATCCAGGTGTTTAACGAACAAAACAagtatttgtattcctttgattgtAAGTGTGGGGATGGTCAGCTGAGACACCCCAGGGGAATAGCAatcgaaaatgacaaatacGTTTATGTTACCTGTTATCCTGCCTGCCTACTGAAGTTTGAGGTTAGCGGCAAGTTTGTTTGTCGTATTGATAGTGACCTTGATGGGCTTGACTGGCCCACCGGCCTTgcactgacagatgatgtaccTTGCAGGGTTATTGTTGCTGACAGGGGAAACAACTGTATCAAAGTGTTTGCacagtga
- the LOC139124379 gene encoding tripartite motif-containing protein 2-like codes for MAAAAASEHILEEIGEAFLRCSICLEQYKSPKILPCLHTFCEKCLVTLVEKTGSLHCPECRQKYRLPVDGVPALKTNFFMNNLIGTIKQRLEATQGVEIKCDGCQDNTATHRCLECKHHLCNSCVKAHRNIPVTKAHTLMTNEEYQNSATKSKHSRKIPDVEYCNDHQDDLLKYYCDTCKVPVCTSCTIINHRIPEHVHGDLKVAADKYLTKLNVMVDKLKVKEEETEQKKNLARQIHSDLKGQYNKEKIKVRVKAEELIEKIQKEQQRLQHELKKSYKIKIKRAAVDIDELELKHGNIKSALSYIEALMHHGNAAQLLSAESDVVYRINQLISMGATLRYKHDEVVFTPWTPFCENGTLGALRSDVCMSNCTVENIPEQLMNGDSADLLIVSRDSAGNEVIPKQRVKAKVRIPDASWEDVTVEEDKDGTHKVKVTAQVDDKVEVIVTIADQTMPGCPFIIPVVTGLMTTIGSKGTIKGQYSRPHSVAVNKERAIVAADRDNNRLQVTTKEGKFMKIIKFEQFEKAFMPCDVALSSDNTCYSLDDNNKQVVVSDEDGEVIKCFGQSELKDPYGIGISPINGNVYVTDRGGHCVRVFEQNGKYLKSFGSEGEGRGKFNQPWGVVIGSNGIVYVADRNNQRIQVFNAHDRYLYAFRCVSTDGQMRNPRGLAIESDKYVYVTAGYPHCLLKFESGGKLVCRIDTDTDGLHWPIGVALTDDVPCRLVVADMGRHCIKVFVQ; via the coding sequence ATGGCCGCCGCCGCCGCTTCTGAACATATATTGGAAGAAATTGGTGAAGCTTTCCTGCGTTGTTCCATCTGTCTGGAGCAGTAcaagtctcctaaaattctaccatgtctgcatacattctgtgagAAATGTTTAGTCACACTGGTTGAGAAGACTGGATCTCTCCACTGTCCGGAATGTCGACAGAAATATAGGCTTCCTGTTGACGGAGTGCCAGCGTTAAAAACCAACTTCTTTATGAACAATCTGATCGGAACAATCAAGCAACGACTGGAGGCCACGCAGGGAGTTGAGATCAAATGCGACGGTTGTCAAGATAATACAGCCACTCATCGGTGTCTGGAGTGTAAGCATCATCTTTGCAACAGCTGTGTTAAAGCACATAGAAATATACCAGTTACTAAGGCACATACGCTTATGACAAATGAGGAGTATCAAAATTCTGCGACAAAGTCCAAACACTCCAGGAAAATACCTGATGTTGAATATTGTAATGATCACCAAGACGATCTTCTAAAATACTACTGTGATACCTGTAAGGTACCTGTCTGTACAAGCTGTACCATTATTAATCACCGCATACCAGAACATGTACATGGAGATTTGAAAGTCGCCGCAGATAAGTATCTTACAAAATTGAACGTaatggttgacaaactgaaagtgaaagaagaagaaactgaacagaaaaaaaacctgGCCAGGCAAATACACAGTGATCTTAAAGGGCAGtacaacaaagaaaaaatcaaaGTGAGGGTGAAGGCAGAAGAGTTAATCGAGAAAATACAGAAAGAACAGCAAAGACTACAACATGAACTAAAGAAATCTTACAAAATAAAGATTAAAAGAGCAGCCGTTGATATTGATGAATTAGAACTAAAACATGGTAATATTAAGAGTGCATTAAGTTATATAGAGgcactgatgcatcatgggaatgccGCTCAACTTCTCTCCGCAGAGAGTGACGTTGTTTATCGTATCAATCAACTAATTTCCATGGGAGCCACACTGCGATACAAACATGATGAAGTTGTATTTACACCATGGACACCGTTCTGTGAAAATGGAACTTTGGGAGCACTGAGGTCTGACGTTTGTATGTCAAACTGTACAGTCGAGAACATTCCAGAACAACTCATGAATGGTGATTCTGCAGACCTACTTATAGTTAGCAGAGATTCAGCAGGAAATGAGGTAATACCAAAACAACGGGTGAAAGCCAAGGTCAGAATACCTGATGCATCTTGGGAAGACGTCACTGTAGAAGAAGACAAAGACGGCACTCATAAAGTTAAGGTTACTGCACAGGTAGATGACAAAGTTGAAGTAATAGTGACTATAGCAGATCAAACAATGCCAGGCTGTCCTTTTATCATACCTGTAGTCACAGGTTTGATGACCACAATTGGTAGTAAAGGTACAATTAAGGGACAGTACAGTAGGCCTCACAGTGTGGCAGTAAACAAGGAGAGAGCCATAGTCGCTGCAGATAGGGACAACAACAGGTTGCAGGTAACAACCAAAGAGggcaaatttatgaaaattataaaGTTCGAACAATTTGAAAAGGCTTTCATGCCATGTGATGTAGCGTTATCAAGCGACAATACATGTTATAGCTTAGATGATAACAATAAGCAAGTGGTTGTCAGTGATGAGGATGGGGAAGTCATCAAATGTTTTGGACAAAGTGAGTTGAAAGATCCGTATGGTATTGGCATTAGCCCAATAAATGGTAATGTGTATGTGACAGACCGGGGCGGACACTGTGTCAGGGTTTTTGAACAAAACGGGAAATATCTTAAGTCATTTGGTTCAGAAGGTGAAGGTCGGGGAAAGTTCAATCAGCCTTGGGGTGTAGTCATAGGAAGTAATGGAATTGTATATGTAGCAGATCGCAATAATCAGCGAATCCAGGTATTCAATGCACACGACAGATATTTGTACGCCTTCAGGTGTGTGAGCACAGATGGTCAGATGAGAAATCCAAGAGGGTTAGCTATCGAAAGTGATAAATATGTCTATGTTACTGCTGGTTACCCTCACTGCCTGCTCAAGTTTGAGAGCGGTGGTAAGTTGGTTTGTCGTATTGACACGGATACAGATGGTTTGCATTGGCCTATCGGTGTAGCACTAACAGATGATGTACCTTGTAGGCTGGTCGTTGCTGATATGGGAAGACACTGCATTAAAGTATTTGTACAATGA